GGTAACGCGACTAATGGCGAACCGCGATCGATCTCACATTCTCATCCCTGGACTCGCCCAATCAGAGGCGTACCGAGCGCCGGCACGCGCCATCGGATCCCCTCATCGGACACCACCATCTGATCGACGGCGCCATGGCGAACAGCTTGCATCCGAGCTGCAGGACGCGGCCGTCAAGGGCCATGACCGTCGCAGCGAAGAGCAGATCGAGATACCCAATGCCATTGATGGCGTATACGTTCGCTTCGACGCATTCGAAGGTCTCGAGGATGTGCTGGAGAGCCTAGATCCGCGACAGGGCCGTACTCGGCCCGAATTGCGTGCTTTCCGTACCACCTTGGTTGAGGGACAGTTGGTCGAGCAGGCGGTCGTGTTTATCCCTGACGGGAAGCTCGGATACTTCCTCAAGCGAATCGAGCAGTATCTCGCCACGGTAGACTACGACAATCCGCGAAACGCTCGGCTCGTGGACCGCATCCAGTCGATCGGTCTCGCATCCCTCGAGCAGCTATGGACTGACTCCGGCGAGTTTCCCTCAGGCGCCGATGCAGTGTGGTGGGAGGTTTGGCTACGGCGTCGCGATGGCGACGAGATGGCTCGCTTGCGCCAGTTCGGCGACGCAGCGGGGGTCGAAGTCGGTGCTGAAGCACTTGGCTTCTCCGATCGTGTAGTGGTTCTCGTTCGCGCCACAGCAAATCAACTCAGCAGAGCTCTAGACGTTCTCGACGACATCGCCGAGTTGCGCCGCCCCGGCGAACCCGCCGGGCTAATCGCTCTTGAAGACGCGACCGACCAGGCACAATGGACCGAGCAGCTTGCGGACCGCACCAGTACAGCGCCGTCAGGCTCTCCTGCGGCTTGTGTTGTCGACACCGGCGTGCATCGCACTCATCCGCTGCTCGCCCCTTCCCTCGATATAGCCGACTGCCACACCTGTGACCCAAACTGGGGTATTCACGACAGCTTCGGGCATGGCACCGAGATGGCCGGGCTCGCGCTATTTGGTGACGTGGGGGCTGCTGTTGTATCGGGAGAACCGATCAATCTGCGACATCGGCTTGAATCCGTGAAGCTGTTGCCACGGCCCAATGTGAATCCCCCGCACTTATGGGGTGCTCTGACGGCAACAGCGGCGAGCCTCGTTGAAATCCAAGCTCCCGCTCGTCGCCGCGTATTCGGGATGGCCGTATCTGCTCCGCCCGACTCGCCGGCTGGTTCTCAGGCACCACAGCTCGTAGTGGGTCAGCCCTCCTCGTGGTCCGCTGCCGTCGATGCCTTGGCTGCCGGCCTTGGGGTGGCTCTAACCGAAGACGGGATGGTTTTCCTAAACGAGGAAGAGGCGGACCGCGAGCGTCGACTCTTCCTAGTCGCAGCTGGCAACATAGATTCATTCGAAGACGACTACCTCAATCGAAGCGACACCGAACCGATCGAGGACCCCGGGCAGTCGTGGAATGCGTTGACTATCGGCGCATTTACCGAAGCAGAAACCATCGACGCGAACGAGATAGGTTACGACGGGTGGACAACGCTTGCTCCCCACGGCGAACTTTCTCCATATAGCCGAACCTCTGTTCCGTTCCACAGGCAATGGCCGGTCAAGCCAGAAGTCGTCCTCGAGGGCGGAAACGTCGCTCGTTCTCCAGATGGCACAACGTACGACTGGCCGTACTCCCTTCAGTCTCTGACAACCAAGGCACCCTTAAAGGATTCTCGGTTGCTGACGGTCACTCGCCAAACGAGCGCGGCGACAGCGCGCGCGACGCATCTAGCGGCATCAATCCTTGCTGAATACCCCGGCTTATGGGCTGAGACGGTGCGTGGCCTGATGGTCCACTCTGCGGAGTGGACCGAACCTATGCGGGCCAAACTAAACGCGGCAACTACCCGACAGGCTCGGCTAGCCCTCTTCCGCCGCTACGGCATGGGAGTTCCCGACCTGACCAGGGCGACACGTAGCGCCACTGACGCGCTGACCCTCATCGCTGAGGACGTAATTCGCCCGTTCGACGGCAATGGGCGGATGCGAGAGATGAACCTGCACGTTCTGCCATGGCCAACGGACGTGCTCAGTGATCTCGGCGAGGCAGAAGTAACGATGCGCGTGACACTTTCATACTTTGTCGATCCCAACCCATCCCGCCGCGGTTGGCAGCGCCGTTACCGCTATGCGTCGCACGGCCTCCGGTTCGAAGCGCGTCGGGCAACCGAGTCAATCGATGATTTCCGCAAGCGCATCAATGCACTCGCACTCGCTGAAGAGGAACGCCGGCGGACCGTCCACAGCGACTCCGACGAATGGTATTTCGGACCGAACCAGCGAGCTGCTGGATCG
This genomic interval from Mycobacterium sp. SMC-2 contains the following:
- a CDS encoding S8 family peptidase encodes the protein MANRDRSHILIPGLAQSEAYRAPARAIGSPHRTPPSDRRRHGEQLASELQDAAVKGHDRRSEEQIEIPNAIDGVYVRFDAFEGLEDVLESLDPRQGRTRPELRAFRTTLVEGQLVEQAVVFIPDGKLGYFLKRIEQYLATVDYDNPRNARLVDRIQSIGLASLEQLWTDSGEFPSGADAVWWEVWLRRRDGDEMARLRQFGDAAGVEVGAEALGFSDRVVVLVRATANQLSRALDVLDDIAELRRPGEPAGLIALEDATDQAQWTEQLADRTSTAPSGSPAACVVDTGVHRTHPLLAPSLDIADCHTCDPNWGIHDSFGHGTEMAGLALFGDVGAAVVSGEPINLRHRLESVKLLPRPNVNPPHLWGALTATAASLVEIQAPARRRVFGMAVSAPPDSPAGSQAPQLVVGQPSSWSAAVDALAAGLGVALTEDGMVFLNEEEADRERRLFLVAAGNIDSFEDDYLNRSDTEPIEDPGQSWNALTIGAFTEAETIDANEIGYDGWTTLAPHGELSPYSRTSVPFHRQWPVKPEVVLEGGNVARSPDGTTYDWPYSLQSLTTKAPLKDSRLLTVTRQTSAATARATHLAASILAEYPGLWAETVRGLMVHSAEWTEPMRAKLNAATTRQARLALFRRYGMGVPDLTRATRSATDALTLIAEDVIRPFDGNGRMREMNLHVLPWPTDVLSDLGEAEVTMRVTLSYFVDPNPSRRGWQRRYRYASHGLRFEARRATESIDDFRKRINALALAEEERRRTVHSDSDEWYFGPNQRAAGSLHTDIWTGTAADLASRGALAIYPVTGWWKERPDRDRSNEGARYSLIISIETPGQDVDIWTPVAAEVGIPVTVEV